The genomic stretch CAGGCAACGGGCGGGCAATACCATTATCCCAAACGATGGGGAAAGGCTCGCCCCAATAGCGCTGGCGGCTGAATGCCGCATCGCGCATCTTATAGTTTACCTTTCGTTTACCCAGCCCTTCTTCTTCCAGTTTCCGGATCACCACTTCAATAGCATCGCGCATGCGCATGCCATTCAGGAAATCACTGTTTTCCAGGATAGCATCTTTGGTGGGGTTAGCCTGCTCGCCGTCATAAGCAGCACCCAGGATGTTGGTGATAGGCAGCTGAAAATGTTTGGCAAAACGATGGTCTCTTTCATCTCCGCAGGGAACAGCCATGATAGCTCCTGTACCATAGCCTGCCAAAACGTATTCTGAAACCCAGATGGGTAATGGTTTGCGTGAAAACGGATGCAGGGCATAGCTACCGGTAAAGCAGCCGGTGATGCGCTTTTCAGCCATGCGTTCGCGTTCGTTGCGGCTGCGGGTATATTCCAGATAAGCCTGTACTTCAGCCTGATGCCCGGTGGTAGTAAGTGTTTCAACCAGTGGATGCTCGGGTGCCAGCACCAGAAAATCCACTCCAAAAATGGTATCCGGGCGAGTAGTAAACACTTCTATCTGGATATCTTTTCCCTGTACAGGAAACAAGATGTTGGCACCGTAGCTTTTACCGATCCAGTTGGTTTGCATTTCTTTCATGGCCTCGCTGAAGCCGATATGCTGAAGGCCTTCCAGCAGCCGGTCGGCATATTCTGTGATGCGCAGATACCATTGCCGCAGTCTTTTTTTGACAACCGGATAGCCTCCGCGCTCGCTGACGCCGTTCACAACCTCATCATTGGCCAGCACCGTACCCAAAGCTTCGCACCAGTTTACTTCACCCCAGCCACAATAAGCCAGCCGATAATGCATCAGGATATCTTCCTTTTTCTTTTCGGAAAACTGCTTCCATTCATCGGCCGTGAAATGAACGGAAGGATCGCCTGGGCACTCGTGATGTATATTACCCTCCCGCTCAAAAATGGCTATCAAGTTTTCAATGGGCTCGGCCTTTTGGGTTTGGCGGTTAAACCAGCTTTTAAACAGTTGGAGAAAGATCCACTGGGTCCAGCGATAATATTTCGGATCAGAGGTGTTGATTTCCCGGTTCCAGTCGTAACAAAAGCCAATTTGTTTAAGCTGGCGTTTGAAGGTCTCAATATTTTTCCGGGTTGTGATGGCCGGATGCTGGCCGGTTTCAATAGCATATTGTTCGGCCGGCAAACCAAAGGCATCCCAGCCCATGGGATGGAGTACATTGAAACCCTGGAGGCGTTTGAAACGTGCGTAAATATCAGAAGCAATATAACCCAGGGGATGACCTACATGCAGGCCAGCCCCGCTGGGATAAGGAAACATATCCAGCACATAGTACTTGGGCCTGCGGGTATCGTTTTCCACACGATACGTTTGATGCGTTTCCCAATAGGCCTGCCATTTTTTTTCAATATCCCTGAATGCGTACTCCATAATAAACTGCGACTATGATATGATTGATTTGTTTGTGATGTTTTTTAAAAAACAGCTGTCCATGTCTGGCGGGGGAAATAAATCACATGCCTCTCATCCGCAAATTGTGATGATAACGGGCAAAGATAAGCCAAACCCTGAATTTTTGTTATTTTCGCCGGCAAACCATTCGAAGCATGCTGGTAGCAAAAGCTGGGACAAGTCGTGCGCGGCCTTCGTATCTGATGTCAATCATAGGTGTAGCGCTGGTATTGTTTTTTCTGGGCATTGTGGGGCTGTTGTTCATCAATACGCGGCAACTCACCAGCTATTTCAAGGAAAACATTGAAGTGCAGGTAATTCTTCGTGATGATGTGCAGGAAGCAACGGCACAGGCGTTGAAAGATAGTCTTGCGCAATTGCCTTTTGTGAAGAGCATTGAATATGTCAGCAAAGATGAAGCATACCGGCGTTATGTGCAGGAAACGCACGACTCTGCACAGGCTCTGCTGGGGTATAATCCGCTTTATGCCAGTATTAATTTCAAGGCACGTGCTGCTTATGTAAATGCGGACAGTCTGCAGCAAATTTCCCGTCAGTTGCAGCAACGACCCGAGGTAAGGGAAGTATTTTATCAGCAGGGGCTGGTGGATCAGCTGAATGAAAATATGCGGCGTATCGGGATGGTTTTTCTGGCCCTCAGTATTCTGTTGGCTTTGGTAGTGATTGTGTTGATTGATAATACCATTCGCCTAGCTATGTTCAGCAACCGATTTCTAATCAAGACCATGCAAATGGTAGGCGCCACGCGATGGTTTATTGCCAAACCGTTTGATAAAAAAAGCATCTGGAATGGTTTCATAAGCGCTGTGCTGGCTATTTTGGGTATTTGCATCGTGATATATGCAGCCGAACAAATTTTGCCTGAACTTCGGGCATTGCAGAATAATCTGCAGCTGGCCATATTGTTTGCAGGCCTGATTGCTGTGGGTATTCTGATTTCCCTGATCAGCACCCATCGGGCTGTCATGAAATACCTGCGCACCCGAGTGGATGATTTGTATTAACGGAATCTATTCTTATCTTGCATGCAAACCTCGTTTACTATGGCTAAACAGCCCGTTTCTCACAAGACTACCCAGAAAAATCTTCGTAATCAGCGACCTTTTTTATTCGATAAAACCAATTACATAATCATGCTAACAGGCCTCGCCATCTTTATCATTGGTTTATTGCTGATGGTAGGCGGCGGGAGCAAGGATCCGAATCAATTTCATCCTGAAGAGATTTATAGTTTCCGTCGGATAACGTTGGCTCCGATAGTGGTGATCCTGGGATTGGTAATTGAAGTGTTTGCCATCATGAAGAAGCCCGCACATAAACCATCTGCTGACTCACCACAAACTTCCACTTCATCTCGCTGATATTACTTTGATATTACTTTGCATGAATCTCTGGCAGGCCATTGTATTAGGCATTATTGAAGGAATCACGGAATTTTTGCCGGTATCATCCACCGGTCACATGATTATTGCGAGTTCGTGGATGGGTATTGACGCGCAGGACTTTACCAAACTGTTTGAGGTTGTCATTCAGCTGGGGGCCATTCTTTCAGTGGTAGTGTTGTATTGGCGAAAGTTTTTTGATCGCGGACGACTGGCCTTTTACAAGAAAATTATCCTGGGTACAGTACCAGCATTGATTATTGGTTATTTGCTTGCCAATGAAATTGATCAGTTGCTTGATAGTCCGCTTACGGTGGGCATTATGCTGTTGCTCGGAGGCGTGATATTTATTTGGGTAGATCAATGGTTTAAAGCCCCGGAAGTGCTGGATGAAGAGAAGATGACGGTGTGGCAGGCAATTCGCATTGGTTTCTGGCAATGCCTGGCTATGATACCGGGTGTAAGCCGCAGTGCTGCAGCCATTATTGGTGGTCTTCAGCAAAAGCTGAGCAGGGAACTGGCGGCTGAATTTTCTTTTTTTCTGGCTGTACCCACCATGGCTGCTGCCACAGGATATAAACTGCTGCAGGCATTCAGGCATCAACCCCAATTAATTACTGAAAAACATTATCTCCTGTTGTTGTTGGTGGGCTGCTGTGTGGCTTTTCTAGTGGCTATGCTGGCTATTCGTTCATTTATCCGATATCTGCAGCATCATGGTTTTCGCGCGTTTGGCTATTACCGTATCCTGGTAGGCATATTGGTGTTGGTGCTGGTGTGGAAAGGTATTCTGAAATAATCAATCATCCTTTAACAGCAAGCAACAATTCCAGATCTGTATATTTTAACTTAAACCGTTCACTCAGGTGAAAATTGGTGAGCGCGCCCTTGTACACATAAATGCCATTTCGCACGCCGCGCTTGATCCATACTAGATTATCAAAACCGCCCTCATCGGCAGCACTGAGCAGTAAAGGCATAATCACGTTGCTGATAGCCTGAGAGGCCGTGCGGGAAAAAGCAGAAGGGATATTGGGTACGCAATAATGGATTACATCATATTTTTTGAACACTGGATTTTCCAAAGACGTCACTTCGGATGTTTCAAAGCAGCCACCCCGATCGATACTTACATCTACAATCACCGAGCCGGCCTTCATGTTTTTTACCATTTCTTCCGTGACCACGATAGGCGTACGTCCGCTCTGCGAAGAAAGTGCACCTACTGCTACATCGGCAGTTTTTAGTTGTTCAGACAGGGTTTTGGGCTCAATCACTGAAGTATATACACGCATCCCAATATTGGTTTGCAATCTTTTGAGTTTGTAAATATTGTTGTCGAAAACCTTTACAGATGCACCCAGAGCGAGGGCGGTGCGGGCTGCATATTCGGCCACCACACCGGCACCTATGATCACCACTTCGGTAGAGGGCACACCGGAAATACCCCCCAGCAACACGCCCTTCCCCTTTTGCGTATTGCCTAGATAATGGGCTGCAATCAGCATAACGGCGCTGCCGGCTATTTCACTCATGGAGCGCACAATGGGGAATGTACCGGCATCGTCTTTCAGATTTTCAAAGCTCAATGCGGTGATGCGTTTCTGCATCATTTTTTGCAGATGTTCGGCTTTCAGCATGGGCAGATGGATGGGCGAAATCACAATCTGCCCGGGATGCAGCAATTCCAGCTCTTCTTCACTCAGGGGAGCCGATTTTACAATGATACCGGCCTGGTAAACATCTTTTTTATTGTACAATATTTCGGCACCAGCTTCTGCATAATCGGTGTCATAGAAATGTGAACGCTCACCGGCTGCATGCTCCACCACTACCCGATGTCCGTTGTTTACCAGCACAGCCACAGCATCGGGTACCAGGCTGATGCGGTTTTCAAAAAAAGCATCTTCACGGGGAATACCAATATGCAACTGGGCTGTATTGTATTTTACAGCAAGAACTTCTTCTTGTGGTGTAATACCAGGAAAAGCATGCCCTCCATGTGAAACTGTGCGTGATTCCATGTTTTTATTCAATCATCCAAATAAATGACGCTTCCTTGCAGGGAAGCGGGTTACCGGTTATTTTCCAAAGATAAGAAAACCTATGGTGCGGGTGTTATCCGCAGCCTTCTTTTTTTCTCTGCAAGTATGTCAATATACACATGAATGGTATCGTCCGGCAGCAGGGAGGTTATCAGTTCGGGCCATTCAATAAGGCATATACCGGGTGCATCCAGACAATCTTCCACGCCGGCCCGAATGGCTTCGTCCACACTGCGCAGGCGGTAAAGGTCAATATGATAAATCGTGTGCACCTGTTGGGCATCGTCCATAAAAGTATATTCATTGATAAGTGAAAATGTTGGACTGCTTACATTTTCCCGTACATGTTTCTGCCGGCACATAGTCTGAATGAGGGTTGTTTTCCCGGATCCCATTTCACCATGAAAAGCCATCACATGCCCATGCTGCAGTTTTTCCCAACAAATAGTAGCAGCCTGTTCTATTTGCTCAAGTGAATATTCGAATTGCTCCATATGCAAATTTTACAACCCAATCTGCAAAGATGATAATTGTCAGCCTTTTGCGGCAACCTAATTTTGTACAAGCCGAAATACATACTGATATGAAAACCGTAAAATGCAAAGTGGAAGGCATGTCGTGCAGCGGATGTGTAAACAACATTACGCGGTATCT from Thermoflavifilum aggregans encodes the following:
- a CDS encoding leucine--tRNA ligase, producing MEYAFRDIEKKWQAYWETHQTYRVENDTRRPKYYVLDMFPYPSGAGLHVGHPLGYIASDIYARFKRLQGFNVLHPMGWDAFGLPAEQYAIETGQHPAITTRKNIETFKRQLKQIGFCYDWNREINTSDPKYYRWTQWIFLQLFKSWFNRQTQKAEPIENLIAIFEREGNIHHECPGDPSVHFTADEWKQFSEKKKEDILMHYRLAYCGWGEVNWCEALGTVLANDEVVNGVSERGGYPVVKKRLRQWYLRITEYADRLLEGLQHIGFSEAMKEMQTNWIGKSYGANILFPVQGKDIQIEVFTTRPDTIFGVDFLVLAPEHPLVETLTTTGHQAEVQAYLEYTRSRNERERMAEKRITGCFTGSYALHPFSRKPLPIWVSEYVLAGYGTGAIMAVPCGDERDHRFAKHFQLPITNILGAAYDGEQANPTKDAILENSDFLNGMRMRDAIEVVIRKLEEEGLGKRKVNYKMRDAAFSRQRYWGEPFPIVWDNGIARPLPESALPLELPYVENYRPGPEGQGPLANLPEWTSRGLETNTMPGYAGSSWYFLRYMDPHNAQEFCSREASQYWGQVDVYVGGTEHAVGHLLYSRMWTKFLYDRGYIPFDEPYKKLINQGMIQGSSRFVYRLDTENHLSQPVFLSLSYYEKWQQGNLPAQALTQALRPALPNISIPESFKLSPLHVDIHLVNGVTLQIDSFRHWKPEYAKAILLCEDGLNVPESGAFQAQNYTCGSEVEKMSKSKYNTVNPDEVVEQYGADTFRMYEMFLGPIEQSKPWDTQGIEGVHRFLKKLWRLFFDEKGNWLIEDREPTAEELRVLHRTIKKVTEDTERFSFNTAVSQFMICVNTLTDLNCHVRAILEPLLILLCPYAPHISEELWHQLGHSDSVTAAPLPAYEEKFLVDTMLNYPIAINGKTRTQLQFPADASEDVIRQEVLQHPIVQKWIEGKAVKKVIVVKGRMINVVA
- a CDS encoding cell division protein FtsX, translated to MLVAKAGTSRARPSYLMSIIGVALVLFFLGIVGLLFINTRQLTSYFKENIEVQVILRDDVQEATAQALKDSLAQLPFVKSIEYVSKDEAYRRYVQETHDSAQALLGYNPLYASINFKARAAYVNADSLQQISRQLQQRPEVREVFYQQGLVDQLNENMRRIGMVFLALSILLALVVIVLIDNTIRLAMFSNRFLIKTMQMVGATRWFIAKPFDKKSIWNGFISAVLAILGICIVIYAAEQILPELRALQNNLQLAILFAGLIAVGILISLISTHRAVMKYLRTRVDDLY
- a CDS encoding DUF3098 domain-containing protein is translated as MAKQPVSHKTTQKNLRNQRPFLFDKTNYIIMLTGLAIFIIGLLLMVGGGSKDPNQFHPEEIYSFRRITLAPIVVILGLVIEVFAIMKKPAHKPSADSPQTSTSSR
- a CDS encoding undecaprenyl-diphosphate phosphatase, with the protein product MNLWQAIVLGIIEGITEFLPVSSTGHMIIASSWMGIDAQDFTKLFEVVIQLGAILSVVVLYWRKFFDRGRLAFYKKIILGTVPALIIGYLLANEIDQLLDSPLTVGIMLLLGGVIFIWVDQWFKAPEVLDEEKMTVWQAIRIGFWQCLAMIPGVSRSAAAIIGGLQQKLSRELAAEFSFFLAVPTMAAATGYKLLQAFRHQPQLITEKHYLLLLLVGCCVAFLVAMLAIRSFIRYLQHHGFRAFGYYRILVGILVLVLVWKGILK
- a CDS encoding alanine dehydrogenase encodes the protein MESRTVSHGGHAFPGITPQEEVLAVKYNTAQLHIGIPREDAFFENRISLVPDAVAVLVNNGHRVVVEHAAGERSHFYDTDYAEAGAEILYNKKDVYQAGIIVKSAPLSEEELELLHPGQIVISPIHLPMLKAEHLQKMMQKRITALSFENLKDDAGTFPIVRSMSEIAGSAVMLIAAHYLGNTQKGKGVLLGGISGVPSTEVVIIGAGVVAEYAARTALALGASVKVFDNNIYKLKRLQTNIGMRVYTSVIEPKTLSEQLKTADVAVGALSSQSGRTPIVVTEEMVKNMKAGSVIVDVSIDRGGCFETSEVTSLENPVFKKYDVIHYCVPNIPSAFSRTASQAISNVIMPLLLSAADEGGFDNLVWIKRGVRNGIYVYKGALTNFHLSERFKLKYTDLELLLAVKG
- the tsaE gene encoding tRNA (adenosine(37)-N6)-threonylcarbamoyltransferase complex ATPase subunit type 1 TsaE, translated to MEQFEYSLEQIEQAATICWEKLQHGHVMAFHGEMGSGKTTLIQTMCRQKHVRENVSSPTFSLINEYTFMDDAQQVHTIYHIDLYRLRSVDEAIRAGVEDCLDAPGICLIEWPELITSLLPDDTIHVYIDILAEKKRRLRITPAP